The following coding sequences are from one Epinephelus fuscoguttatus linkage group LG5, E.fuscoguttatus.final_Chr_v1 window:
- the ttc36 gene encoding tetratricopeptide repeat protein 36, producing MASAHDRAVLQAIFNPTTPFGDIPGLNQEEELIDDDSGFDTELLKQVKELEMQGVSAAEAGDLQAALQLFSQAIQILPQRASAYNNRAQALRLQGNTAGALRDLDQAISLSDGTGRTACQALVQRGLLRRLACQSDDARADFEKAAALGSEFARQQAVVLNPYAALCNKMLSEVINKLRNPEVSEKL from the exons ATGGCCTCGGCACATGACAGAGCTGTACTCCAGGCTATATTCAACCCCACCACCCCCTTTGGAGACATCCCTGGCCTGAACCAAGAGGAGGAATTAATTGATGATG ACAGTGGCTTTGACACAGAGTTGCTGAAGCAAGTGAAAGAATTGGAGATGCAGGGTGTCTCGGCAGCAGAGGCTGGGGATTTGCAAGCTGCACTTCAACTGTTCAGCCAGGCAATCCAGATCCTGCCTCAGCGAGCCTCAGCCTATAACAACCGGGCACAGGCCCTGCGGCTGCAGGGGAACACAGCAG GAGCCCTGAGGGACCTGGACCAAGCCATCTCTCTGAGCGACGGCACAGGACGAACTGCCTGCCAGGCGCTGGTGCAAAGAGGTCTTTTACGTAGATTAGCATGCCAGAGTGATGACGCCAGAGCAGATTTTGAGAAAGCAGCTGCACTTGGAAGTGAATTTGCTCGACAACAGGCTGTGGTTCTCAATCCGTATGCAGCCCTGTGTAACAAAATGCTGTCAGAGGTGATAAACAAACTACGAAACCCTGAGGTGTCTGAGAAGCTGTAG